One part of the Streptomyces sp. NBC_00286 genome encodes these proteins:
- a CDS encoding glutamine synthetase family protein has protein sequence MAHRTPPLSVEELHALVASGEIDTVVLAFPDMQGRLQGKRFAARFFLDDVLHHGTEGCNYLLAVDTEMNTVDGYEMSSWDRGYGDFAMRPDLSTLRKVPWNAGTAMLIADLAWNNDSPVVAAPRQILRRQLERLAEYGYTAQVGTELEFIVFKDTYEQAWDANYRGLTPANQYNIDYSVLGTGRIEPLLRRIRNEMQAAGLIVESAKGECNPGQHEIAFKYDEALVTCDQHAIYKTGAKEIAAQEGVSLTFMAKYNEREGNSCHIHLSLADKDGRNAMAGDGPGGMSDVMRHFLAGQLAALRDFSLLYAPNINSYKRFQPGSFAPTAVAWGYDNRTCSLRVVGHGRSMRFENRLPGGDVNPYLAVAGLVAAGLYGIEQQLELPEVCAGNAYTGEYEHVPTTLHEAAELWETSPIAKAAFGDEVVAHYRNMARVELQAFDAAVTDWELRRSFERM, from the coding sequence GTGGCCCACCGCACACCACCACTCAGCGTGGAGGAGCTGCACGCTCTCGTCGCGAGCGGCGAGATCGACACTGTCGTCCTGGCCTTCCCGGACATGCAGGGGCGGCTTCAGGGCAAGCGGTTCGCCGCGCGCTTCTTCCTGGACGACGTCCTCCACCACGGTACGGAGGGCTGCAACTACCTCCTCGCGGTCGACACCGAGATGAACACGGTCGACGGCTACGAGATGTCCTCCTGGGACCGCGGCTACGGCGACTTCGCCATGCGTCCGGATCTCAGTACGTTGCGCAAGGTGCCGTGGAACGCTGGCACCGCCATGCTCATCGCCGACCTCGCCTGGAACAACGACTCGCCCGTCGTCGCCGCGCCCCGCCAGATACTCCGCCGCCAACTGGAACGCCTCGCCGAATACGGCTACACCGCGCAGGTCGGCACCGAGTTGGAGTTCATCGTCTTCAAGGACACGTACGAGCAGGCCTGGGACGCCAATTATCGGGGGCTGACCCCGGCGAACCAGTACAACATCGACTATTCGGTGCTTGGTACGGGCCGTATCGAGCCTCTACTGCGTCGTATCCGCAATGAGATGCAGGCCGCGGGGCTGATCGTCGAGTCCGCCAAGGGCGAGTGCAATCCCGGGCAGCACGAGATCGCGTTCAAGTACGACGAGGCCCTGGTCACCTGTGATCAGCACGCCATCTACAAGACCGGGGCCAAGGAGATCGCCGCTCAGGAGGGCGTCTCACTCACGTTCATGGCGAAGTACAACGAGCGCGAGGGCAACTCCTGTCACATCCACCTCTCGCTCGCCGACAAGGACGGCCGTAACGCCATGGCCGGTGACGGGCCCGGCGGCATGTCCGACGTCATGCGGCACTTCCTCGCCGGGCAGCTGGCAGCGCTGAGGGACTTCTCGCTGCTGTACGCGCCCAACATCAACTCGTACAAGAGATTCCAGCCGGGATCGTTCGCCCCGACCGCCGTCGCCTGGGGCTACGACAACCGCACCTGCTCGCTGCGGGTGGTCGGCCACGGGCGCTCGATGCGCTTCGAGAACCGGCTGCCCGGCGGCGACGTCAATCCGTACCTGGCCGTCGCGGGACTCGTCGCGGCCGGTCTGTACGGCATAGAGCAGCAGCTCGAGCTGCCGGAGGTGTGCGCGGGGAACGCCTACACCGGCGAGTACGAGCACGTCCCCACCACCCTGCACGAGGCCGCCGAGCTCTGGGAAACCAGTCCCATCGCCAAGGCCGCCTTCGGGGACGAGGTCGTCGCCCACTACCGCAATATGGCCCGCGTCGAACTCCAGGCCTTCGACGCCGCGGTGACCGACTGGGAGCTTCGCCGCTCCTTCGAACGCATGTAG
- a CDS encoding aldehyde dehydrogenase family protein — protein MSYEHQLQVLNPATEEVIATVAAAGAEDVDSAVVRAAKAQSRWAALAPGERARLLRRFAVVVDEHLEELAQLEVREAGHTIGNARWEAGNVRDLLDYAAGGVERLTGRQIPVAGGFDVTILEPLGVVGVIAPWNFPMPIAAWGTAPALAAGNAVILKPAETTPLTALRLAELGLEAGLPEGLFQVLPGEGPVAGNALVEHAGVAKIVFTGSTPVGKQVLAKGSALLKPVTLELGGKSPNIVFADSDIEAAAAATPMSFLDNSGQDCCARTRILVQRTAYDRFLELLAPAVESVLVGDPADEKTAMGPLISKVQLERVRSYVTDDLEGIRGTAPESPGFWFPPTVLTGIEPHARVAVEEVFGPVAVVLPFEDEADAIRLANATEYGLSGSIWTRDVGRALRVSQAVRAGNLSVNSHASVRYWTPFGGYKQSGLGRELGPDALTAFTETKNVFISTEGPAQ, from the coding sequence GTGTCGTACGAGCATCAGCTCCAGGTCCTCAATCCGGCGACGGAGGAGGTCATCGCCACCGTTGCGGCAGCCGGCGCTGAGGACGTCGACTCCGCCGTCGTACGGGCGGCGAAGGCGCAGTCCCGGTGGGCCGCCCTCGCGCCGGGCGAGCGGGCCCGGCTGCTGCGCCGCTTTGCCGTCGTCGTCGACGAACACCTCGAGGAACTCGCCCAGTTGGAGGTGCGGGAGGCCGGACACACCATCGGCAACGCCCGCTGGGAAGCCGGCAACGTACGCGATCTGCTCGACTACGCGGCCGGGGGAGTGGAGCGGCTGACCGGGCGGCAGATCCCCGTTGCCGGCGGGTTCGACGTCACGATCCTCGAACCCCTCGGGGTGGTCGGTGTGATCGCGCCCTGGAACTTCCCGATGCCCATCGCCGCCTGGGGCACCGCTCCGGCCCTCGCGGCGGGCAACGCCGTCATCCTCAAGCCCGCCGAGACGACCCCGCTGACGGCACTGCGGCTGGCCGAACTCGGCCTGGAGGCGGGGCTGCCGGAAGGGCTGTTCCAGGTGCTGCCGGGCGAAGGGCCCGTTGCGGGCAACGCCCTCGTCGAGCACGCTGGCGTCGCGAAGATCGTATTCACCGGGTCAACGCCCGTGGGCAAACAGGTGTTGGCAAAGGGCTCGGCGCTCCTGAAGCCCGTCACCCTCGAACTCGGCGGCAAGAGCCCGAACATCGTCTTCGCCGACTCCGACATCGAAGCCGCCGCCGCGGCCACCCCCATGTCCTTCCTCGACAACTCCGGCCAGGACTGCTGCGCCCGCACCCGCATCCTCGTGCAGCGCACGGCGTACGACCGCTTCCTCGAACTCCTCGCCCCCGCCGTCGAGTCCGTCCTCGTCGGCGACCCGGCCGACGAGAAGACCGCGATGGGGCCGCTGATCTCCAAGGTCCAGCTGGAGCGCGTACGTTCGTACGTCACCGATGACCTGGAAGGCATCCGTGGCACCGCCCCCGAAAGCCCCGGCTTCTGGTTCCCGCCCACGGTCCTGACCGGAATCGAGCCGCACGCGCGCGTGGCCGTCGAGGAGGTCTTCGGACCGGTCGCCGTCGTGCTGCCCTTCGAGGACGAGGCGGACGCGATCCGGCTCGCCAACGCCACCGAGTACGGGCTGTCCGGCTCCATCTGGACCCGCGACGTCGGCAGGGCGCTGCGCGTGTCCCAGGCCGTACGGGCCGGGAACCTGTCCGTCAACTCCCATGCCAGCGTCCGCTATTGGACCCCGTTCGGCGGCTACAAGCAGTCCGGGCTCGGCCGTGAACTCGGCCCGGACGCACTCACCGCCTTCACCGAGACCAAGAACGTCTTCATCAGCACGGAAGGTCCCGCACAGTGA
- a CDS encoding 3-oxoacyl-ACP reductase — MTEESICRRLVGRTAVITGAGSGIGLATARRLASEGAHVVCGDVDEQRGKGAAEEVGGTFVKVDVTDAEQVEALFRTAYETYGSVDIAFNNAGISPPDDDSILETGLEAWKRVQEVNLTSVYLCCKAAIPYMRRQGKGSIINTASFVARMGAATSQISYTASKGGVLAMSRELGVQFAREGIRVNALCPGPVNTPLLQELFAKDPERAARRLVHIPVGRFAEAEEMAAAVAFLASDDSSFVNATDFLVDGGISGAYVTPL; from the coding sequence GTGACCGAAGAGAGCATCTGCCGCCGCCTTGTCGGCCGCACCGCCGTCATCACCGGTGCCGGCAGCGGCATCGGCCTCGCCACCGCGCGCCGCCTCGCCTCCGAGGGCGCCCATGTCGTCTGCGGCGACGTGGACGAGCAGCGTGGCAAGGGGGCCGCCGAGGAGGTGGGCGGGACCTTCGTGAAGGTCGACGTCACCGACGCCGAGCAGGTCGAGGCGCTGTTCCGGACGGCGTACGAGACGTATGGCTCGGTCGACATCGCCTTCAACAACGCGGGGATCTCGCCGCCGGACGACGACTCCATCCTGGAGACGGGACTCGAGGCGTGGAAGCGGGTCCAGGAGGTCAACCTCACCTCCGTGTACCTGTGTTGCAAGGCCGCGATCCCCTACATGCGGCGCCAGGGCAAGGGTTCCATCATCAACACGGCGTCGTTCGTGGCCCGGATGGGCGCGGCGACCTCCCAGATCTCCTACACCGCGTCCAAGGGCGGCGTCCTCGCCATGTCCCGCGAACTGGGCGTGCAGTTCGCCCGCGAGGGCATCCGCGTCAACGCCCTGTGCCCCGGGCCGGTCAACACCCCGCTCCTCCAGGAGCTGTTCGCCAAGGACCCGGAGCGGGCCGCGCGCCGTCTCGTGCACATCCCGGTCGGGCGGTTCGCGGAAGCCGAGGAGATGGCCGCGGCGGTCGCCTTCCTCGCCAGCGACGACTCCTCGTTCGTGAACGCGACCGACTTCCTCGTGGACGGCGGGATTTCGGGCGCGTACGTCACGCCCCTGTAG
- a CDS encoding DUF2510 domain-containing protein, which produces MTPPPGWYPDPSAPHVERWWDGTRWTEHMRAPETVPQQPLAQPGFAPTPGGAGGGSGRAKVIAIVAAAAVLVAAIVTGAVVLNRDDGSPEANTTPAPQSSAPTSDPPSPTPSESTSEPSADDPLTVVDELNGITFPLLDGWVRPEYVSEKNVVMVTPDTYTCPGDDGQCRHGKVISRTVTANDEESPEALAKGDISEAADQAYDRDQLDRRPYGGITSKKLVKQGPVAVAGRTGYFVRWRVKTEKGSGGYVQSLAFPSSVGSGAPVMVRYVIDAGEDAPPLTDMDKITKGIRPLGDGDTSGGVGSSVGPTR; this is translated from the coding sequence ATGACGCCACCGCCCGGCTGGTACCCCGACCCCTCGGCGCCGCATGTCGAGCGCTGGTGGGACGGGACCAGGTGGACCGAGCACATGCGCGCTCCCGAGACGGTGCCCCAACAGCCCTTGGCGCAGCCCGGGTTCGCCCCCACGCCCGGTGGCGCCGGCGGCGGCTCCGGCCGGGCGAAGGTCATCGCCATCGTCGCCGCGGCAGCCGTGCTGGTCGCCGCGATCGTCACCGGAGCCGTCGTCCTGAACCGGGACGACGGCTCCCCCGAGGCGAACACCACCCCGGCGCCCCAGTCCTCCGCGCCCACGAGCGACCCGCCGTCGCCCACACCCTCGGAGTCCACCTCCGAACCGTCCGCCGACGACCCCCTCACGGTCGTGGACGAGCTCAACGGCATCACCTTTCCGCTCCTCGACGGCTGGGTCAGACCCGAGTACGTCTCCGAGAAGAACGTCGTGATGGTCACGCCCGACACCTACACCTGCCCGGGCGACGACGGACAGTGCCGCCACGGCAAGGTCATCTCACGCACGGTGACCGCGAACGACGAGGAGTCCCCCGAGGCGCTCGCCAAGGGCGACATCTCGGAGGCGGCGGACCAGGCGTACGACCGCGACCAGCTCGACCGCCGTCCCTACGGCGGCATCACATCCAAGAAGCTGGTCAAGCAGGGGCCGGTCGCGGTCGCGGGCCGTACCGGGTACTTCGTGCGCTGGCGGGTCAAGACCGAGAAGGGCTCCGGGGGTTACGTCCAGTCGCTGGCGTTCCCGTCCAGCGTCGGCTCCGGGGCGCCGGTCATGGTGCGATACGTGATCGACGCCGGGGAGGACGCGCCGCCGCTCACCGACATGGACAAGATCACCAAGGGGATCCGGCCGCTGGGGGACGGGGACACGAGCGGAGGGGTGGGCAGCAGCGTGGGGCCCACGCGGTAG